The Silene latifolia isolate original U9 population chromosome Y, ASM4854445v1, whole genome shotgun sequence sequence TTCtcttgcgtcgattgtgtcggtaagcctctagtTCTATGAGTTTTATCAATTTGTCTTTTAAGGTTTGCCCtagtttgtgatttgggggaaaagggATTTTGGCATGTTCGTAATTGGAATTGTGTGATTATTGTTAggtgaagacttcgtagaggagccgttttagcTTGCTTGATTGCCTCGTGTCagattgtgctaaggtagggtttccctactcggtttactgtttaattgatttaagatatgtATTGTAATTGATTGTACGATTGATAatgtgattgattgttgttggtggattggagtatggTGTTGGGgttgagatggttgttgatgttcgcgaggtgcgtcctcggctgagtggagtcacttgcgggagtgacttcacgccctagtttcgccctctgtgaaaTCCGCCACAGgacgggatgtgcacattaataaacatggttatcgctcgttgatgagcggaaGCTTAGGTGGCAacgctgcggtcccccactggcagggctacacactttagtgtgtagtcagctatgagatgtgattgggagttcgaggtggattgtgaacaactgtttatctttatcatactttgtcttattttgattatgcagtgaactgaccccgttgttttgtaaaatctgtggtgatccattcggggatggtaaaTAGATTGTGACAAGTGATAATGGTCtttagctatggggacgagatggggagtcctcacttcgagtctagctttcgCTGTCACGAGATTAGCTGTTTTAAATTCAGTTGTTTGAGTAATAGTGAACAtttgttttggatttggtttttgGAACTTGTAATCGTTAACATTAACTATATACTTAaataaatgttttggaatggtaacttttgatatactagcctcggaaaaccgagatggtaacagtctctcatgctagggtgatTCTGATAAGGCACCTTGATATGTGGGAGTGTTACAGTAACTTTTTTACAACCAACTCAAATCTAATTGAAATTATGTGCATTGTTTAGAAGCTTTTTTCCAAGTGTTCCGGGTTGACCCACTGAAATTCTCAAAACTCAACACGTACGTTAAAGAGCTCTAAAAAACTTTATATCAACTTAGAAACTTAACGGCGGTCAAAAACTTGAACGGATTGTAGTAAAAAGTTACATTGGTATAATCATCAACTCTGCAAGTGCTCATTAATGCTGATGACGGTAACAGTTTTCTCTACAACTATTCATTACCTGAGGTCTGCTGCAAGTGCTCTCTGGAGAGGAAAATAAACGACCGAGAACTACATCAAACCCATCGCCGCAAAGTGTGTTCAACCCTACGCTTCTATGACAAAGAGCCATAGAACCATCAAACATCTGAGCCTCTTCTCTCATGTGTTCTCAAGTTTGGTGCGTTGGACACACTTCTTGGTTTGACGGGCGTCGGGCAATACGTCTAACTTCTGTAATAGTTCAACATGCATTTTCATGCGAAGGTAAACTCTATGATGGCGTATAGCATACCTGCGTTACGGTTCCCACAACTTTTCTCTATTTGTATAAGAGCGATGAAAACCCTAAATGGATGATAATAATagaataaaacaaaataaaaaccaatTTTCGTCCTGTATAGAAAGTTAGAGCAACTTTTTCTTGGTCAAATAAGAGAAAAAACCAAGAGAATTCTCCATGTGTGTTTGCAGGAACGATAAAACCGTCTTGTTATTCTCCTTGGTACAGGCATGAACCTTAATGACATAGTCGAAATCTCTTCCATAAAGATGGGACGCACAAGCTGCCTTATAACTCATTATCTCCCAGTCACCTGGAGAAACACGGTTCAAATTATTAGCCGACGAGCGACTAGAAGTTATTAATGGATACACCGTTCAACCCAGCTAGACGATTGAATGGAGTTCTTATTTCTACAAGTGTTTCATCTTCCATCATCTTTCTGGATTTTTAATAAGTCTCCTCTAAGTTGATCTTACATTAATCTATTGTGACTCaaaatgaaaattgcgtcgatAACTACATTGAATGATTGTTACTTTGTAATAAAAAAAGCAACCAGTTTAATGAATcatttgctttattccatcataatccaaaaTCGAAGAATAACTAGTCTTCGTCTCCATTGGACATGGAAAAAGGTTTACTGAATATCAAAGGAACTTAAGGTGGTCTCACGATAATCACGTCATTAGCTAGTCTCATATGAAAACCTGTGTGCTGAAAGCTAGGAAGAATACCTTTCTTAGTTTCAGAGGTCAGAACATGCTTGCTGAAGTGACGGTTCAACCACCATTTACAGCGAAGTTTCCAAGTCTTTTTGGACACCCCCTCCACAAACATAGCAGGCATCCTACTGAAACGTGTACTATGTCTTTGGTCATTCTCGACTTGCTCCACATTCATACACACTGATGCTCTGTCTTCTATACAATTGGAAATCTTCAGCAAACAAGAAGCAAATTCCCGCCATGAGATGACATCTCCATATGTCGCTTCCAAGTGTAAAGATATCACCTCAACCAAACGATCAGGGGCATAATAACCTAAATAGTACCAACATATGATGTGATGAGAGAATTGTCCATTTATAGGCACAAAAATAGATGTACCGTTCAAAGTCCGTGACAAACCATGAAATTGGCTGCTTCATATAAACTTATGTGTCATTCTACAGAATTTAAGTAAAAGGTCCATAGTGAGAAAAGAAGATGGACAAAGGTAATGAATGTATGCCAATGTATGCTACTCTGACACGAGTACGGGTGTTGGATAAACCAACCGAAGATGTCAAACCGTTGAAACAATGCTCAGCTCATATATTAAAGAATATTGATCAGCAAATGCTTGAATGTTCAGACATAATATAGACTTCCAAAACAGAAAAAGAACAGTACAGACTTCCAAGGTCAGAATCTTAGTGCTTAAAACAGGGACTCATAATAATAAGAAAACCATACCCCTTTGATGCAAGTCCATGAGCCTTGTCAAGGAACGCCTACATGTAGGGTCCTTCTTAATAACACCCTCAAAACATAATGATATCTTGTCGGGATCTTTGGCTTCTGCACACTCCTGAAGTCGAGCTCTCAGCCTTCCAAGCATAAAAATTAGCATGTTATATGAGTCATGTAGCAAATGCTTATGATTTACTCCGTAATGAACAAACTCGTAGCATATCGTACACTGGAACAAACACGCATGTCcaaaaaaggaaaaggagaaACATACCAACTGTACGTAAAATACTCAATTCTAACCATAATTAAACCAGTGTGAGGACTAACCTGCTAGGTTTACAAGTCCAAATTTTCAAGCACCCGAAGTGGAGTTAAAAAAAACAGTGCTACATAAAGTGATTGTCCAGCACCTCATGAATTAAAAGGGGAATTCCTCTCAAAACATCATTTACATAAACAACCCAAAAGCAAATATGCAGTGCTTCTCCTCTTCTCCACATAAATGCTACCCCTCCCTAAACCCACACACCCACAACTGTAGTTAACAATACCAATCATACTAGCAGTAGCAAGTATGACGGTAATCTTGGAGTAGTTGGACTTGCCAAAAGCTAAGATTTGTTCAAATGACATCTTTAAGGTGCCTTGTAGATGCAACAAATAAAGTATGCAAACTTCAACCATTCTAGTATTTAAACTCCAGCGGTCTGTCATGAAACTTATTCAGATGTCCAATGAATATGAACCAGAACGCTTTCTTCTAATTCTACTGTGATCAAGTCAATAAGAGTCGGGATACCAAAACTGAACACAGATACACTGAATCCTCAGATTCCAGTCCTCGGAAATAAATCTATTCTCATCCCAAAGGAAGGGGAATTAACGATCTTCTAGGGCTTTAGTTTTGGTTCAAGTAGGGTTGAAAATTGAGATAATCAGGTTTTTAGTTATTGTTTGGCCTCACGTAAGTTTTGGTTCACTAAAGAATTGAGTTTTATTGGGCCACGTTTCGGAATATTTTGCGCTCCTCTTCCATGAAAGAAAGATGCATTTCCAATTCCACAAACCATACCTATGAGGCTATGACTTCAACTTCTCCTCAGCAGATTTATCTAACATCTCAATCTATGTTCAACATCAAGCATTCCCATGTATCTACTCAATCCCAACTTATATATCCACCACCAAACATAGCATAGCAAAGCATTAATGGCGTTCTTTTTACAGACGACACAGCTACTTATAAAGACTACCCGAACAGGTAGCATTATATCTGCCAACCCCATCAATATAAATTATGTAGAACAGCAACACTACAACAGTGCAATGATAAAAATTTCTTGaaatttcttgaaaattttgtGTTTATCATATCAGCAATTTCTCAAAGCTACTTTAAAATTTATCATTGCATTTAATCATCCAAGAATAATTCTTCCCAATTTGCCAGATATGTCGGAAGAAAAGAGATTTTCACCTGTACGGAAGAGCAGAGTTTGACCCATAGCAGAACTGTTCAATCACAAGTAAAGCTTCGTTAACTTGACCCCCAAGTAGCAGCAGCTAGAAGAACAGACATCAACAAATAAACCATTAGACAAGTCAAACAAAACCCAGTAACTGTGGCAATACAGCAGCAAATACTATAGCATATAACAAGCCCCAACTGGCCAACTTTACAGGCCAAATGGAGAAGGCCAAAAGGTATAGTGACTGAAGAAAATATATGAAGCAAAACAATCGACAAATACTGAGCTTGAAACTGAAACAATTGTGGACAACAGTCATGTCAATACAATGGTTGTGCAGCATTATATACACAATCAGAATAGCACAGAATTGTCCTGTTCTTTATGCTTGATGATTAGCATGCAAGGAAGAGAGGAACATGCACTCTCATTCCACCATGTGCAGGAAATTCAGGAGTGAGCAGTTAGGCTACTCAACTAGCCATCAAAATTATGGCTATTAGGGTTAACGGGGTGGGGTGGAAACCTGGACTATAGCCCTGGACATACTGTTAAAAGGAGTAAGAAACCATCTGTGCAAAGAATGTGCAAAGAAGGTGTTAGGACTCAGGACTCAAGCTGCAATTATGTCAAGGCATGGTATAGAAAACTGAAAAACTAGTCATTACGCAAGTGAACGGCGAGGATGTCATTACGGAATTTTATGCAGTCACATTTTGGAATTCATGTTGCCATTGTGTTAGGGTTTCAAGACGCCATTGCTTGTGAAAAAAGAGAACATCAACTACAAACATGAAAAGTGAAACTCATATTCATCTCAAGATGTGAACAACCAACATATTCAGCAAATTTTTGAAATTCAGGCTTTGACCCATTCTGCTACGCTTCTCACATTACTTTGATGCCATGATTGTTAGGGTAACTGTGACCTTTTGTGCAATACATCAGGTAGGAGTCGTAGGACCATTGGACCTAAAAAGTCGACACCCAAAAATAAAAGATATGTTGACCAAGTTACTGAAGGATGAAGTAATCGTCATCTACCAATCAAATGACTACAGATATCACTTGCTTCTCATCAATTATCAGTTCAATTAGTAGATTTAGGTTTTCCAGCAGGACGTTTCAAATTCAATGACAGAAAGAAGCACCAGAATACATTCTTAGCTGGCTTGGTACTGTAAGGCTGTAAGCAATTTCAtatattttcaaaactttttagaGACTAATATATATACTTCTAAAAACATGAATATACTTCCGTAAAAATCAATTCGAAATTAGCAGTATGAACTCTGAACACTTCTTGTTGACGTTTCTGCTTGTGGGGATCTAAAGTTTTACAGGACACATAAATCATGACCCAAGTTCAGAGAGGCAGGATTATCATGAACTTTGTCTCCAATGTTTATTTAACAGTGCTTAATTGTTTACAGTGTAAAAATGTACCTGAACTAAAGGAAGTAATGATGCTTCTGAGACCGGAGGAGGAGATTGTAGGGCAAGTTTCAAGTACTTCACTGCATCGTCATAGTAATCTTTATAGGAGGGCAAATATGCCATATCATCCGGAAAAGGCATTCTAAAGGGCAACAATGATTGCAGACCTTCAGTAAGGAAATGACCACAAACTATTACAAACAGCTAAACGCAATTGAGTATGCTATCTTAAAACAATGAACGCAAACCTATAAACAACAATGGAAATCAATTTCTATTGAGGAAGTCTTTGTCTAAACTTTTAAATGCTCAAAAGTTTAAAACGCCTTTCCACATTTTAAACTTCCTTCATGTGTACATATAATGCTTTCTCtgtttgtttttccttttttttttttttttttgctctaacAAGCCCTACTTTCTTGGTAAACCTGCCCATCAACTGACATTCCACTTTCATATCCCAATATCCCATAGGTTGATAGGTGGATGATTTTATGGAGTATACCGGTAAAGTAACAATGTAACATTAGTCAGGTCGAATAGAATTTTACTCAAGGGTCACCAATTCAGGAAACTTCTCCATTCTTCTCCAAGAGATTACCAATCCAACTTGTGGATATTAACTTCTTTTGTTCAAACCGAGAAAATATACTCACTTCAAATACACACCCTGGTCTCaccctttttgtgagaggaatTTAAAATTATGGGTGTTAGGATTTGAAGGGAAAGGAGTAGGAACGAAAAAGAGGTTCAAACTTGCTATTATTTATAATCCCCACACGTAGCTTTACGAATTTGACGAGAGAGAACAAAACAGAAGACATAAGGATGCATCAGCAAACCTATCAAGCACACTTAAACTACACATTTTGTCCTGGAAAGTGTAAGTGCGGTGAAAGATTGCAAATGGCCAATCCCACCCCACTTCTCCCTCTTGGCGCAGGAGCCCTATTTGAGTCATTAGGGTGATGACGAATGAACCTACTAATCTATCCACATACATATGATACTGTATATAAAACTAATTACGGCAATTTATCCAAAACAAGTGAATATTTTGACATGTATGCGTATCAGTAAATCAACACATTCTGACAAACACCATATTCTTATAATATATAAGAAAGTAAAAGAACTAACCGTCAAAATTGAAAGAAGTGGAACAATGAAATTGATCATCACGATCTTCCATGCTATCATCATTTTCTTCAATTGTTTCAATAGTGTTTTCACTGACAGCTTGAATTTTGATTTCATGGTGATGCTCAACTCGGAAATTAGTGTAGGCTTTAGAAGATTTTTCATCAGGCTTCTGACCAAAATTGGAATGTTCACCATTATCATTGACCACTGACACCTCTGAATGATCATTCAAGTCTGAGCAGCTCTCATTAATACTATCTGCATCCTCTTCCCTCATATCATCTAATAACCCAAAGGAAGTACTGTCTACTCCCTCCAAATGCAAAGGCTTGCACACATCATCCAAGTTTCTCTGATTTATCTCTTCTAGGAGACCAGAATACCAAAACTCATAACTGGCCAGCCCTATGACCAAATAAGACAAAGGATTTCTTCCATAGTCACTAGTCTGCTTCAGGCTACAGAACACGACCAAGATATTCAAAATTTACAGTACATATTAAGAATGAACCAAAGTCAATGCAAGGAATTCTAGTACTACAAGTCTTCAATAAGACCACTTGATGAAAATTCAGCCTATAAAGCTATCGTAAAATGCTATATAGGATACGACACCGCATGTTTTCCATATCAAACTATGGGATCATATATTTGGAAAAAAGGAAATGTTAAGTGTAGAAAGTAAGATCATGCACAATGTGACATAATATCCCTACTGTATTAACGAAGTAAAGTTATATGATATCAAGTCTTTGGCAATAATAGAGCTATATTTTAAGGATTTGATTTACAGCAAGTCACCACAAAAACTAATTAATAGTGTTTGTTTTCGATATCACTGTGAAAACCCCTTCAACCCCAAATGATTTTGGGGCCTAGGCTTTGTTTGTCGTATGATAAGACCTACAACCTCTGCACAGATAACCCTTGTATGTCACAAAATGTTAACTTTGTTACAATGCATGTGGTGTAGCGTGTGATTACCAGACCAGGTTTTAAATTTACTTTTGGTTAAAATGAGAGGTGAGGAATAAATGTTCCAAGGTATCGCTACTCATAAAAAGTATCAATATCTATCCAGATTCAGCTCATTGTCTAATAAATAAGAAAATAGACATAACCGGGCACATACCTCTTCAAAGCATCATTGGCAATGCTACGCTCGTTCCGTGCAAAGGATGAGAGGATGTAATCCAATAGTATATATCTATCCTGCCAAGCAAAACTAATAAGCATACATAggaaattaaaaacaattaatgcAACACTGCAAAATTTGCTTATATACAAATTGTTTAGCTTCTTAAACAGTCTGACTTCGCAGTTAAAAAGGCAACAATTCAGTAAGAATAACTGACATACATGCAACAATTCTGTTTGCATCTACTAAATCTCAGAACAGTTTATACCACTTGCATGGCTACATGCTGAACCAGCATGTAATCAGCAATACTTTAACTTGGTATGGGCATCCTAAGGACAAGCCAGGCCGCAGAAAGAAAACCAATGCAACACAGGTCCCAAAGACCGAACGCCCTTACAGTCTCACGCCAGTAAGGAGCTTGGCATAGTATTACAAGAATGCAGCAGGAAAAAGAAAAGAGCGGAGTAAGAAGAGATAACGGAAACAGCAATCAGATATGTAACAAAATATAAGGCACCAGACCTAAAACCAAAAACTTCAGCAGATTATTGTTTTGAGAAAGATGACTATACACCGCAGCATATAATCCTCATACAAACATTGAATAATGCATCTTCTCATAGGTTGTACCTTGGATGGTCTGTTCTTATATGACCTTATTTTCAAAATCCATGTGCGATACAAGTCCTCAATCTTCGATGAGAAGGCCTTAGGATCACTTCCCATGTGTCTGCGAAGCTCCATTGCCACCTCAAACATTGGAACATGAAACACTTATAAGCAAACTTGTTTTTCAGAAGGCAGCACTTATGTCAAACTATACAACTACTTCTAAAGGCAAAATTTGAACTCGTGAAGTGGTACACCATCAAAATAAAAACATTCCTTTCAAACGAAGTACACCAAATGACGAAAGGAATTATCTTTCAAACTCGAGCAATCCAAACATTTCCATCCTCTCTTCCACACCGGAAAACATTTTTGGCCTTGTGAAAATACAAACTCAGACCAAAAGAATAGTCTTTAAATAAAATAGCGGTTGTTGATAAGAATTGTTACTAGGAAATGAACTAAAATAACAGTATGTTGTGTCATTCACTTCATTTACGGCAAATACATTATTTTTACAACTCAATAACTACATCATATATCAAAGATCCCAACTGCATCCAAACATTGAAACTTATTATATAAACTCAAATATTTTATACCTCATATACTACTGAGACCCTTTCTCTAGCCTCCCTGTGGTTCTAAACAAACACAGCACAATGAACTCCGACATCACAGTCATCCACAGATTATTAAGCTATTATCATATCCATGACGCAAAATGATAATTGCATCAAATGACGCTGTTTCACCATAAAATGAAAAGCGACAACAATTTAGGGAGCTATTCTACTTTATTCCACTATAATACATAACCAAAGAGAATTAAGTCTTCGGCTTCAGTAGAAATGGAATtgtaaagaaaataaaaaaaaaccacgCCAATTTGAATCAATCAAGCAAATAAAGAATCGTACCGAATACTTGAATCGATCACTGCGAAGGACACGATCCGGATGAAGAGGTGCGAGTTCCTTACAAGTAGCCTTCAATAAAGCACTGAGAACTCCACTAGCTTCAACCCAATTAAGCTGCAACACAAGTCTACGAAGGAGATAACGCAATCTGATACGGTTTTCATAGCGTAGACTCTTAGCACCAGTAGCGAGAGTATATGAAGGCACTGTTAACAATAACTCTTTTCTATTGTGCTTCCTTTTCTTCAATTCATGGCGGCTTATCATTTCGCGCGGCCTTTTTTGATTAACATCAAGGACAGATTTGGGGGAATCCATGGATGTACAACTGCGAGCTCAATTGTGCTGGAAATTTTGAGATTATCGTGTTTGAttgaattttctagggtttggtaaGGTAGCGGAGTGGCGGAGTCCTAGGTTGTACGGACACGGGCACACGGCAGATTTTCAGCCCAACGTGTCGGACACGGCAAAAAACGTGTCCGACACTCCATGAACCGTGTCTccggttttattttaattgaagaaGTGTCGGACACGGTCCAATTTGCTTGGACACGGTCCGTTTTATATGGACACGCCAAATTATCTTTTCAACCTAAAGTACACAGTACTACACACCCAACGACATTCACAATTTCTCCCAAACCAAAACTACTTGTTCTCCCACAATACTCGCCGCCAACAGCCTCTTCACCGCCGTCCGCCGCCCTCTCTTCGCCGCAACCTCTCCTCGCCGCCGGCCACTGCTAAGTGCTCACCAGGTTTGAGTTTCTTTCCCAGTTTTCCACTTTTCCCCAATTTATCAATTTAAGGTTAGAGTTTTCTTTTGATTTCTCTGATTTAAATTGTTGATAAATTATAATGAATGTTGTTGTTATAATGTAAAGATTTGAAGTGTTCTTGGTTAATTAAAGTACGAGTTATCATCTTTTATCAATTAAATTGTATTGTGTTTTACTTATGATGTCATTAATACAAGTTTTGTTGCCCCTTATGATGTCATTAATACAAGTTTTGTTGCCTCAAATGGGTGTAAATTTGTGCGGCTAAGAACAAAGCATCAAATGCAATTGACCAGAAACTTATGTTAGGCTGTGAAGTTGTAGTAAATTGACAGGAGCATATGGATGTTTCTTATTTTAGGCTGTTATTAGCTTAGTAAATGGCCAGAAACTTAGTAAATAATGTTGTTGATTTGTTTGGAATAGTTTAATTGTTACTATTATGTATGATCTCTGTTTTTGTTGCTTGGATTAATATTTTGCAGACGGTATTCGGTAATGGATTCTAGTGGTGGTTGTGTTAGTGCTCAAATATTCGGTAATGGATTCTAGTGGATTAATATTTTGCAGACGATATTCGGTAATGTTCATTTAAATTTGTGTTTGTAATTTGGAACTTTGCAATTTGTAAGACTTGTTTGAGTTTGAtgtataagacataaatattggTTGTCATTTTACGTCTTTGTGGCCTTTAAATGACCATAGTTTAGATGTTGGTTATAATGTTCTTCAAATTCCCTTTAATTTAATatgtatattgatttttttttttgtcgtgTCCGTGTCCAAAAATTTTTGGATTGCCGTGtcgcgtgtccgtgtcgtgtccgttttggtgcaaccTAGGCGGAGTCACGGAATGTAAGCGAGGGAGAGCGTTATGTCACCCTTCACTTTTTTCTAGCCCATTTTGAGGTTATCAAGCGTGCATCATAGCGTACTAATGTTCGAGGCAGCTCAATAAGTGCTTACAAGCGTATATGAAGCTCAAGGCCAACTCAATGCTAGTTCACTCAACTCACGACTAGCTCACTCAAATTTACGCAGCTCACGGGAAGTAGACATCAGCTCACAAGTACTCGGGGCCCGGGGGTCACTAGGGCAGCTCACTGCCTAGTCCACCCCTAGTCCATGCTAGCAAGGTGGCGGCATAGGGATGGTGATGTGTTACACCCATATTCATCCTTAATTCCTTATCCCTCCCTCTCTCACTCACACACACATACATCCCCCTTCATATATCCCCCTTAGCCCCTCCCATTTTGGCGCCACAATGAAGAGGAACCAATTGGTTCATCCCTCCCTTTTCTTCCCGCCAAGCCCAAGGGGAACCAAGGCTCCTTTTCCTTCGTTCCTCCCGCCAAAACGCCAAGAGGTGCCTCTCGCACCCCTTCAGCCATAACCTCCCTTTTGCCTCAACTATAAATAGGGCATTAGGCTATCATTTTCCAATGTACACAATTCTCTAATTTACACAATACATGTACAAAAACCTTTTTGTAATATTTATTCTATATTTCCATTATCAATACTACAATTTATTTAGCGATATTCTACGATTATTCCGCACTTTATTAGTTTCGTATTATATTGCTTTCTTCAATATTATTTCCAAGTGATACTTATTTGGTGGAAGGGTAGCCTGACTCGTACCAATAGGCGGTTTGGCACGAGTGGCACACGTCTATTCTCCTCCCGAAGAAATTAGGACGTGACAGTTGGCTCTAGGCTAAAGCTTCAATTGGATTTTGGAAGCTCGTTGATTTAAGCAAAATCCGAATATGATGGTTTTTACCTGTCCGTCGGAATGAAAGAGAGGATGCGTGCGAGAAAGAAGGGGATTTGGACCTGCTCTGCGCCTGAGACTCCTTCTGCAGCTACGGATATGGGATTCCTTCTGCCCAACAAGTATTGCGAGGGAGACCGTTGGCTTTAGCCTCTAGCAatacaaaaaatttccaaaatttcATACGTTACGATTTGCGAGGTTCGAGGTTCGAGGTTCTTAGAGCAATagcaatagaagaacttgataTAAATTTCTTTCTATGCCATGTTATATTACGTCAATTTCAATACTTAAGAACTTTTTTTTACAATGGAAGAACTTAATATAAAAGTTCTTAAATGAAATTTACTTAAAAATGGACAATGTTGAAGTGTTTTTCACATTTTACAAAGCTAATTTATTGGTTATACACATTCCCATATTTAAAAACTTGGTTCTTATTTTAGAACtttattcttaaaaataagaACCAACTTTTCAATGCAATAGAAGAACTTTAAAAACAAGGTTCTTAGTGATAACCCCAATGTTAAGAACTACTATTGTTATTGCTCTTATATGTGAAAATAGAAAAGGTTTAAACGAGGTGACTAAAACCGTATATCCGATATGAAAATTGTATTAGATATCGTTTCAAAATCTCAATTATGAGTATTCTTATTCGATactgttatgaaatattattatatggatgtccatatcttagaataacTCTAGAATATATTATCTTATGAAAACTCTTTCCATTGTATGTGGATATATACCCcctcataatggaataagaataCAATTATGTTTCCCTTATTTTTTTCTCTAACTTCTGTCTATAATTCTCTACtatctttatttcacaacacgttatcagcacgagtctTAAACAACTGAGTGAAGACGAATTAATAGTCTTAATTTGTTCATACTAGATCTGATAATAAGGAGGTTCATACCAGTCATATCAGATCTAAATTATTTTATTCCGCTAATTAAGGTACGTTTCCGTTATACTCCATAATTATTTATTAAGATGTACAAAGATATGATTAATTTACACATAAATTAAGCAAATTAAGTAAGAACAATTGCGAGCACGAGactattgaaaagaaaaaaaataaagacCAGCAGCCATTAAAGTCAGCGAAATCCGCATAGGGAAACAATGTCTGTTTGCAAGCAATCTTGTAATTTTGCAAGTATTGAAATTTATTTGACAGTTTTTATTTAcgtataattatatttatagtGTATATATAAAAATTTATCAATTATGTAATTATTGGACCCGAAGTTTTATATATGTGGTCAAGAAGTTTTAACAAgggacatatcatataattttggACCTGAAGCTCCATAAGATTTATTTAATAAAGATGAGCAGATATGTCCATATTATAACTTTGCCCAGAAGTTCAAAGTTTAAAGGTGTGTAATAatttaacaccgtctcatcaATACAATATATTCTTATTGTGTAAGTGCAAGTGGCCAGAAGTCCACGTGTAAATGTTAGTGACCAGAAGTTCACATCTGTGTTTTTGAACCGCAAATGAGTTTAAAGCGGCTTTTTTGAAAGACAAATTTATTTGTGAA is a genomic window containing:
- the LOC141627576 gene encoding uncharacterized protein LOC141627576, encoding MDSPKSVLDVNQKRPREMISRHELKKRKHNRKELLLTVPSYTLATGAKSLRYENRIRLRYLLRRLVLQLNWVEASGVLSALLKATCKELAPLHPDRVLRSDRFKYSVAMELRRHMGSDPKAFSSKIEDLYRTWILKIRSYKNRPSKDRYILLDYILSSFARNERSIANDALKSLKQTSDYGRNPLSYLVIGLASYEFWYSGLLEEINQRNLDDVCKPLHLEGVDSTSFGLLDDMREEDADSINESCSDLNDHSEVSVVNDNGEHSNFGQKPDEKSSKAYTNFRVEHHHEIKIQAVSENTIETIEENDDSMEDRDDQFHCSTSFNFDGLQSLLPFRMPFPDDMAYLPSYKDYYDDAVKYLKLALQSPPPVSEASLLPLVQLLLLGGQVNEALLVIEQFCYGSNSALPYRLRARLQECAEAKDPDKISLCFEGVIKKDPTCRRSLTRLMDLHQRGYYAPDRLVEVISLHLEATYGDVISWREFASCLLKISNCIEDRASVCMNVEQVENDQRHSTRFSRMPAMFVEGVSKKTWKLRCKWWLNRHFSKHVLTSETKKGDWEIMSYKAACASHLYGRDFDYVIKVHACTKENNKTVLSFLQTHMENSLGFFSYLTKKKLL